From a single Streptomyces misionensis genomic region:
- a CDS encoding NUDIX hydrolase, protein MTSAEPFTRIKIRVAAALFNGDDIALIHRVKNGRDQYTLPGGNVEPGEPIHQALARELREELGLDLTEAISAPNLTWIQDAMVTRPGGTPPRKLHLVFRVHIPGATRARLSTVEYDDAVGAGRLAWSPYKETAGRSLFPPVPVAALDTPTAPVDAARAFLPPLDDTNYQWI, encoded by the coding sequence GTGACGTCCGCCGAGCCGTTCACCCGCATCAAGATCCGCGTCGCCGCGGCCCTGTTCAACGGCGATGACATCGCCCTCATCCACCGCGTCAAGAACGGCCGGGACCAGTACACCCTGCCCGGCGGCAACGTCGAACCCGGTGAGCCCATCCACCAGGCACTCGCCCGCGAACTCCGCGAAGAACTGGGCCTCGACCTCACCGAGGCCATCAGCGCCCCGAACCTGACCTGGATCCAGGACGCCATGGTCACCCGCCCCGGTGGCACCCCGCCCCGCAAGCTCCACCTCGTCTTCCGCGTCCACATCCCCGGTGCCACCCGCGCCCGCCTGAGCACCGTCGAGTACGACGACGCCGTCGGCGCCGGCCGGCTCGCCTGGAGCCCCTACAAGGAGACGGCCGGCAGGTCGCTGTTCCCGCCGGTCCCCGTCGCGGCCCTGGACACGCCTACGGCGCCCGTCGACGCCGCCCGCGCCTTCCTGCCACCCCTGGACGACACGAACTACCAGTGGATATGA
- a CDS encoding alcohol dehydrogenase catalytic domain-containing protein has protein sequence MRAAVLTRFGAPLDVREVPEPEARGGEVVVEVLAAFVPPYSEDVFGGRRNYPLEPPLTPGLGGVGRIVHVGPDATRLRVGDLVWCDCTVRARDDALTPDIMLQGWSSRGEGGARLARYLHDGSFAELMRVPTENVHPLPDRAGDDPARWSLLGIYTIPYGGLLAGGLEAGETILVSGATGNLGSTTVALALAMGAGRVVAPGRNRAVLGLLADRFGPRVRPVGLTGDEAADRAAMSAAADGPIDMVFDALPPAAPSSVTRTAAMTVREQGRVVLMGGVGMLGGEDLALPYPWLMRNSVTVRGQWMYPRSANVGMIRLIASGTLDLGSEQIRTFGLDAVNDAVRHATVHGGPFDRTVLTPRAR, from the coding sequence ATGCGAGCAGCGGTCCTGACACGGTTCGGAGCCCCGCTCGACGTGCGGGAGGTGCCCGAGCCCGAAGCGCGCGGCGGCGAAGTGGTGGTCGAGGTCCTGGCGGCCTTTGTCCCACCGTATTCCGAGGATGTCTTCGGTGGTCGGCGGAACTACCCGCTCGAACCGCCTCTGACACCCGGACTGGGAGGGGTGGGGCGAATCGTGCACGTCGGTCCGGACGCCACCCGGCTGCGGGTCGGCGACCTCGTGTGGTGCGACTGCACCGTGCGTGCCCGCGACGACGCGCTGACGCCCGACATCATGCTCCAGGGCTGGAGTTCCCGCGGCGAGGGCGGCGCGCGGCTCGCCCGGTATCTGCACGACGGGTCGTTCGCGGAACTGATGCGGGTGCCCACGGAGAACGTCCATCCGCTGCCGGACCGGGCCGGGGACGACCCTGCCCGCTGGTCCTTGCTGGGCATCTACACGATCCCGTACGGAGGGCTGCTGGCAGGCGGGCTCGAAGCCGGCGAGACCATCCTCGTCAGCGGGGCCACCGGCAATCTCGGCAGCACGACGGTCGCCCTGGCGCTGGCCATGGGGGCCGGCCGCGTGGTCGCGCCGGGCCGCAACCGTGCCGTCCTCGGTCTGCTCGCCGACCGGTTCGGCCCACGTGTACGGCCCGTCGGACTGACCGGGGACGAAGCCGCCGACCGGGCCGCGATGTCCGCGGCCGCCGACGGCCCGATCGACATGGTGTTCGACGCCCTCCCGCCGGCCGCGCCCAGCTCGGTGACCCGCACCGCGGCCATGACCGTGCGCGAACAGGGCCGCGTCGTCCTCATGGGCGGTGTCGGCATGCTCGGCGGCGAGGATCTCGCCCTCCCCTACCCGTGGCTCATGCGGAACTCGGTCACCGTGCGCGGCCAGTGGATGTACCCGCGCTCGGCGAACGTCGGCATGATCCGGCTCATCGCGTCAGGCACGCTCGACCTTGGATCGGAACAGATCCGTACGTTCGGCCTGGACGCCGTCAACGACGCCGTGCGGCACGCCACCGTGCACGGCGGGCCGTTCGACCGGACCGTCCTCACCCCGCGCGCGCGTTGA
- a CDS encoding LysR family transcriptional regulator produces MDFSSTALRVLRQVAESGSFTAAAARLGYTQSAISRQAAALERSAGTVLFERRPDGVRLTPAGLTLLRHARTILDTVAAAEHELAGSAARTELVRLGMFPSAGATILPELLTRLATDSPHITVTTREGTTPALLRGLRAGSIDIAVLTSRPPHRPSDGESPRLHIETVEDTELRVAAATAGPFSGRATVHLDELVDVPWIATPSSEAEPLLGVWPGLPGRPRVVHSTSDWLTKLRLVAAGSGVTTVPARMSGILPDGVSLLRVDGAPPEVRRVLVARLPGRPAPGVAAVTRAIVSPDPTVDHGSGDAPRTRTRGTAAVSPPE; encoded by the coding sequence ATGGACTTCTCCAGTACGGCGCTCCGGGTTCTGCGCCAGGTCGCCGAGTCGGGCAGCTTCACCGCGGCGGCCGCCCGGCTCGGCTACACCCAGTCGGCGATCTCACGTCAGGCGGCGGCACTCGAACGCAGCGCGGGCACCGTACTGTTCGAGCGCCGCCCCGACGGTGTGCGGCTCACCCCCGCCGGCCTCACCCTGCTGCGGCACGCCCGTACCATCCTGGACACCGTCGCGGCGGCCGAGCACGAACTCGCCGGCTCCGCCGCGCGGACGGAGCTGGTACGGCTGGGCATGTTCCCCAGCGCCGGGGCCACGATCCTCCCCGAACTGCTCACGCGGCTCGCGACGGACAGCCCGCACATCACGGTCACGACGCGCGAGGGCACCACGCCCGCCCTCCTGCGGGGCCTGCGCGCGGGCTCGATCGACATCGCCGTCCTCACGTCCCGCCCGCCGCACCGGCCGTCGGACGGCGAGTCCCCCCGGCTGCACATCGAAACGGTCGAGGACACCGAACTGCGCGTGGCGGCCGCGACGGCCGGCCCGTTCTCCGGCCGTGCCACCGTGCACCTGGACGAACTCGTCGACGTCCCCTGGATCGCCACCCCGTCATCGGAGGCCGAACCGCTCCTCGGCGTCTGGCCCGGCCTGCCGGGACGGCCCCGCGTCGTCCACAGCACGAGCGACTGGCTGACCAAGCTGCGGCTGGTCGCCGCCGGCTCCGGGGTGACGACCGTCCCGGCCCGCATGTCGGGGATCCTGCCCGACGGGGTGAGCCTGCTGCGCGTGGACGGAGCACCCCCCGAGGTCCGCCGCGTGCTCGTGGCACGCCTTCCCGGCCGCCCGGCCCCGGGAGTCGCGGCCGTCACCCGAGCGATCGTCTCGCCCGACCCGACCGTCGATCACGGCAGCGGCGACGCGCCGCGGACCCGCACCCGTGGTACCGCCGCCGTCAGTCCTCCTGAATGA
- a CDS encoding TetR/AcrR family transcriptional regulator — protein MSRQMVRPGGRSARVQASVHAAVRELVAENGRETLTVPQVAQRAGVTPSTIYRRWGDLQELLSDVAVERLRPDTAPDDHGSLLSDLTSWAEQFLDEMSSPTGRAYIRDALLGDPDGGNAGQCSAYAAEQIDAVLTRAAERGEPTPGTEAVIDHVVAPLMYRILFRPDGLDGAYARRLVTGVLGPAER, from the coding sequence ATGAGCAGGCAGATGGTGCGTCCGGGCGGCCGCAGCGCCCGGGTCCAGGCATCAGTGCACGCCGCCGTACGCGAACTCGTCGCGGAGAACGGCCGGGAGACGCTCACGGTCCCGCAAGTCGCCCAGCGCGCGGGTGTGACCCCGTCGACGATCTACCGCCGCTGGGGGGACCTGCAAGAACTGCTGTCGGACGTGGCGGTGGAACGGCTGCGGCCCGACACGGCACCGGACGACCACGGGTCCCTGCTGAGCGACCTGACGAGCTGGGCCGAGCAGTTCCTCGACGAGATGTCCTCCCCCACCGGCCGCGCCTACATCCGCGACGCCCTGCTCGGCGACCCGGACGGCGGCAATGCCGGGCAGTGCTCCGCCTATGCCGCCGAGCAGATCGACGCCGTGCTCACCAGGGCGGCCGAACGCGGCGAGCCGACACCCGGCACGGAAGCGGTCATCGACCACGTCGTGGCGCCCCTGATGTACCGCATCCTCTTCCGCCCGGACGGGCTGGACGGCGCGTACGCGCGCCGGCTGGTGACAGGCGTCCTCGGCCCGGCCGAACGCTGA
- a CDS encoding Asp-tRNA(Asn)/Glu-tRNA(Gln) amidotransferase GatCAB subunit A, whose protein sequence is MRPYEMSLTEAADAIRARRLSPVELVDSVLERIDRTEPRLRAYAAVDAERARGAARDAEREIAADRYRGPLHGIPMGLKDLIDVAGTATSAGSRVRADHRAHSDSTVAARLAAAGAVLLGKTHTHEFAYGLTTPQTRNAWDPARVAGGSSGGSAVAVAAGSATFALGTDTGGSIRVPAALNGVVGLKPTYGLVSRHGVTSLSWSLDHVGPITRTVEDAALVLTALAGYDPRDPASLAAPATDYRPTAATDLSGLRIGVPSTYYFDRVDPEVETAVRQAVDRLQALGAHLVDVEIPMARYVQATHWGLMVPEATAYHERTLRTVPELYEADVRVLLEAGELMTAGDYLRAQRSRTLMREAWDRLLREVDVIAAPAVPATAVRAEQETITWADGSVESVSDAYVRLSSPANITGVPALCLPVGHDPAGLPIGMQLLGRPLSESVLLRVGHAYEQSRPARELARAA, encoded by the coding sequence ATGCGGCCGTATGAGATGTCCCTGACCGAGGCCGCCGACGCGATCCGCGCCCGCCGGTTGTCGCCCGTGGAACTCGTGGACTCCGTCCTGGAGCGGATAGACCGGACGGAACCGCGGCTGCGGGCGTACGCGGCCGTCGACGCCGAGCGCGCCCGCGGCGCCGCGCGGGACGCCGAACGCGAGATCGCGGCCGACCGCTACCGCGGTCCGCTGCACGGCATCCCGATGGGCCTGAAGGATCTGATCGACGTCGCCGGCACGGCCACGTCGGCCGGTTCCCGGGTCCGCGCCGACCACCGCGCGCACAGCGACAGCACGGTCGCCGCGCGCCTGGCGGCGGCCGGTGCGGTCCTCCTCGGCAAGACGCACACCCATGAGTTCGCCTACGGCCTCACCACCCCGCAGACCCGCAACGCCTGGGACCCGGCCCGGGTCGCCGGCGGGTCGAGCGGCGGGTCCGCCGTCGCCGTCGCGGCGGGCTCCGCGACCTTCGCCCTCGGCACCGACACCGGCGGCTCGATCCGGGTGCCCGCCGCGCTCAACGGGGTGGTCGGCCTCAAGCCGACCTACGGTCTCGTCTCCCGCCACGGTGTCACGTCCCTGTCCTGGTCACTGGACCACGTCGGCCCGATCACCCGCACGGTCGAGGACGCGGCCCTGGTGCTGACCGCGCTGGCCGGGTACGACCCGCGCGACCCCGCCTCGCTCGCCGCACCGGCCACCGACTACCGCCCGACCGCCGCAACGGACCTCTCCGGACTGCGGATCGGCGTGCCGAGCACCTACTACTTCGACCGCGTCGACCCGGAGGTGGAAACCGCCGTCCGGCAGGCCGTCGACCGGCTCCAGGCCCTCGGCGCACACCTCGTCGACGTGGAGATCCCCATGGCCCGCTACGTCCAGGCCACGCATTGGGGCCTGATGGTGCCCGAGGCCACCGCCTACCACGAGCGCACCCTGCGGACCGTCCCCGAGCTCTACGAGGCCGACGTCCGCGTCCTGCTGGAGGCCGGCGAGCTGATGACCGCCGGGGACTATCTGCGCGCCCAGCGCTCGCGCACCCTCATGCGGGAGGCATGGGACCGGCTCCTCCGGGAGGTCGACGTGATCGCGGCTCCCGCCGTCCCGGCCACCGCCGTGCGGGCCGAACAGGAGACGATCACCTGGGCCGACGGCAGCGTCGAGAGTGTGTCCGACGCCTATGTGCGCCTCTCCTCCCCCGCCAACATCACCGGGGTGCCTGCCCTCTGCCTGCCGGTCGGCCACGACCCGGCGGGGCTGCCGATCGGCATGCAGCTCCTGGGACGCCCCCTCTCGGAGAGCGTGCTCCTGCGCGTCGGCCATGCCTACGAGCAGTCCCGGCCCGCCCGCGAGCTCGCGCGCGCGGCATGA
- a CDS encoding MBL fold metallo-hydrolase, with product MNASPSAGAPGWSVGGIRVHRIDETVLPPATGEWLLPDATPALVTAQDWLRPDFADAEGVLRLDSHSFAFVLGGLRIVVDTGIGNGKERANPAWHNLRTGYLQRLSDAGFPPDEVDLVILTHLHADHVGWNTREVNGEWVPTFPNARYLVSRTEREFWAGHDMEEARRQMFRDSVVPVEESGQLDLVDIPAEGAGITSGLRLLPTPGHTPGHVAVELTDGGHRAVITGDCIHHPLQFAHPAVGACVDIDPDRSERSRRALLGSLAGTDTLLLGTHFPPPTAGHVVPHEGAYRLAPVPADRH from the coding sequence ATGAACGCTTCCCCCTCGGCCGGCGCTCCCGGCTGGAGCGTGGGCGGTATCCGCGTCCACCGCATCGACGAGACCGTCCTGCCGCCCGCCACCGGGGAGTGGCTGCTGCCGGACGCCACGCCCGCCCTCGTCACCGCTCAGGACTGGCTGCGCCCCGACTTCGCCGACGCCGAGGGTGTCCTGCGCCTCGACAGCCACAGCTTCGCCTTCGTCCTCGGCGGGCTGCGCATCGTGGTGGACACCGGCATCGGCAACGGCAAGGAGCGGGCCAACCCCGCCTGGCACAACCTGCGTACGGGCTACCTCCAGCGCCTCAGCGACGCCGGTTTCCCGCCGGACGAGGTGGACCTGGTGATCCTCACGCATCTGCACGCCGACCACGTCGGCTGGAACACCCGCGAGGTGAACGGGGAATGGGTGCCCACCTTCCCCAACGCCCGTTACCTCGTGTCCCGTACCGAGCGGGAGTTCTGGGCCGGACACGACATGGAGGAGGCCCGCAGGCAGATGTTCCGGGACTCCGTCGTCCCGGTGGAGGAATCAGGGCAGCTCGACCTCGTCGACATTCCGGCGGAGGGCGCCGGGATCACTTCCGGCCTGCGCCTGCTGCCAACCCCCGGGCACACCCCGGGCCATGTCGCCGTCGAACTGACCGACGGCGGCCACCGGGCTGTGATCACCGGCGATTGCATCCACCACCCCCTCCAGTTCGCCCACCCCGCCGTCGGCGCCTGCGTCGACATCGACCCCGACCGCTCGGAGCGTTCCCGTCGCGCGCTGCTCGGCTCGCTCGCCGGCACCGACACCCTCCTCCTGGGCACCCACTTCCCCCCGCCCACGGCCGGCCACGTCGTCCCCCACGAGGGCGCCTACCGCCTCGCGCCCGTCCCCGCCGACAGACACTGA
- a CDS encoding metallophosphoesterase family protein, with protein MPSLRRIVVLTAVGVLASGVAAAAAPASTPAGGAGPRPPATSPPPPGTADGEAWAWTQLTAAGTRIRYVSTDTSQTCPAVRYTLGTTRNPNPMTRVSTPMGSQFPTTVCELAVPLAASNAVLEQSSVQAAVVHPANRQLPLPDWTSANRPRRVAVIGDTGCEVPVTGPAQNCANHQTGWPFPRIAASAAAVTRPDLVVHVGDYLYREDPAKENDKAANPGCTTAADRAGWDCVVADFFRPAEPLLATAPVALTRGNHEDCNAAQQGGAGGAWFRYLADVLRSDGRCITYSPTASIRAGTLNLVSVDSSFADPGDTGSTTQTAVFTRRFDAVNQAAQQHPANDYFVFTHKPVWMVKAAGTLPQNVEWATHVLDAAVAATGPHQLADNVRLVLSGHIHLYQMLGFDTPRPPQLTVGSSGGPLDNGPDDTKVVGKEIGTPPQAVHQSITQEQTPGGPGVFGYAVLADGGGTWNLTFHDASGAVRGQTCALTTSTAKKSFVCH; from the coding sequence GTGCCCTCGCTTCGCAGGATCGTCGTTCTCACCGCGGTGGGTGTCCTGGCCTCGGGAGTGGCCGCGGCCGCCGCGCCCGCGTCCACCCCGGCGGGCGGTGCGGGCCCGCGGCCTCCCGCCACCTCACCACCCCCGCCCGGGACGGCCGACGGCGAGGCGTGGGCCTGGACGCAGCTCACCGCCGCGGGCACGCGGATCCGCTATGTGTCCACCGACACCAGCCAGACGTGCCCTGCCGTGCGCTACACCCTGGGCACGACCAGGAACCCGAATCCCATGACCCGGGTGAGCACACCGATGGGATCCCAGTTCCCGACGACCGTGTGCGAACTGGCCGTTCCCCTCGCGGCGTCGAACGCGGTGCTGGAACAGTCGTCCGTCCAGGCGGCTGTCGTACACCCGGCCAATCGCCAACTCCCGTTGCCGGACTGGACCTCGGCCAACCGTCCGCGCAGGGTCGCCGTCATCGGGGACACCGGCTGCGAGGTCCCGGTGACGGGCCCGGCGCAGAACTGCGCGAACCACCAGACCGGTTGGCCCTTCCCCCGGATCGCGGCCAGTGCCGCGGCCGTCACCCGGCCGGACCTCGTGGTGCACGTCGGTGACTACCTCTACCGGGAGGACCCGGCGAAGGAGAACGACAAGGCGGCCAACCCTGGCTGCACCACGGCCGCCGACCGGGCCGGCTGGGACTGCGTGGTCGCCGACTTCTTCCGGCCCGCCGAGCCCTTGCTGGCCACCGCGCCCGTCGCACTGACCCGCGGCAACCACGAGGACTGCAACGCGGCGCAGCAAGGCGGTGCGGGAGGCGCCTGGTTCCGCTACCTCGCCGACGTCCTCCGCTCCGACGGGAGGTGCATCACCTACAGTCCCACCGCGTCGATCAGGGCCGGCACCCTGAATCTCGTCTCGGTGGACTCCTCCTTCGCCGATCCCGGCGACACGGGAAGTACCACACAGACCGCGGTTTTCACCCGGCGGTTCGACGCCGTGAACCAGGCCGCGCAGCAACATCCGGCCAACGACTACTTCGTGTTCACGCACAAGCCGGTGTGGATGGTGAAGGCGGCCGGAACCCTGCCCCAGAACGTGGAATGGGCGACGCACGTACTCGACGCGGCCGTCGCCGCCACCGGCCCGCACCAGCTGGCGGACAACGTACGGCTGGTGCTCTCGGGCCACATCCACCTCTACCAGATGCTCGGCTTCGACACCCCGCGTCCGCCCCAGCTGACCGTGGGCTCCTCGGGCGGGCCGCTGGACAACGGCCCGGACGACACCAAGGTCGTGGGCAAGGAGATCGGCACACCACCGCAGGCCGTCCACCAGTCGATCACTCAGGAGCAGACCCCGGGGGGTCCGGGCGTCTTCGGGTACGCGGTGCTCGCGGACGGCGGCGGCACCTGGAACCTCACCTTCCACGACGCGTCCGGCGCGGTCAGGGGCCAGACGTGCGCCCTGACCACCAGTACGGCGAAGAAGTCGTTCGTGTGCCACTGA
- a CDS encoding alpha/beta fold hydrolase: MSQHVSEITHRSVASPGGRIHLVEQGTGPLVLLVHGFPESWYSWRHQLPALAAAGYRAVAIDVRGYGRSSRPAATDAYRMVDLVEDNVAVVRALGEESAVIVGHDWGATIAANSALLRPEVFRAVGLLSVPYTPRGGPRPRDVFAGMGGEEEFYVSYFQEPGRAEAEIEPDVRGWLAGFYAALSADTMPGPDDPDPHFVGRGGKLRDRFPAGRRPAWLGEDELDFHAGEFERTGLTGALNRYRNMDRDWEDLAAFDGAPVTQPSVFIGGGLDASTTWLADAIKAYPVTLPGLVSSHVLDGCGHWIQQERPAEVNRILTDWLAALTA, translated from the coding sequence ATGTCGCAGCACGTCTCGGAGATCACGCACCGGTCGGTGGCCTCGCCGGGAGGCCGGATCCACCTCGTGGAGCAGGGAACCGGGCCCCTGGTCCTGCTCGTGCACGGCTTCCCGGAGTCCTGGTACTCCTGGCGCCACCAGCTGCCGGCCCTCGCGGCGGCGGGATACCGGGCCGTCGCCATCGACGTACGCGGCTACGGCCGTTCCTCCAGGCCCGCCGCGACGGACGCGTACCGGATGGTCGACCTGGTCGAGGACAACGTCGCGGTGGTGCGCGCGCTGGGCGAGGAGTCGGCGGTGATCGTCGGTCACGACTGGGGCGCCACCATCGCCGCGAACTCCGCCCTGCTCAGGCCGGAGGTCTTCCGCGCGGTGGGGCTCCTGAGCGTTCCGTACACCCCGCGCGGCGGCCCCCGGCCCCGCGACGTCTTCGCCGGGATGGGCGGGGAGGAGGAGTTCTACGTCTCCTACTTCCAGGAGCCGGGCCGCGCCGAGGCGGAGATCGAACCCGATGTGCGCGGCTGGCTCGCCGGCTTCTACGCCGCTCTGTCCGCGGACACCATGCCCGGACCCGACGACCCCGACCCGCACTTCGTCGGCAGGGGCGGGAAGCTGCGCGACCGGTTCCCCGCCGGCCGCCGGCCCGCCTGGCTCGGTGAGGACGAACTCGACTTCCACGCTGGGGAGTTCGAGCGCACGGGCCTGACCGGAGCGCTCAACCGCTACCGGAACATGGACCGTGACTGGGAGGACCTCGCCGCCTTCGACGGCGCTCCCGTCACCCAGCCTTCGGTGTTCATCGGCGGCGGTCTGGACGCCTCCACGACCTGGCTCGCCGACGCCATCAAGGCGTACCCGGTCACGCTGCCGGGCCTGGTCTCCTCGCACGTCCTCGACGGCTGCGGGCACTGGATCCAGCAGGAACGGCCCGCCGAGGTCAACCGGATCCTGACCGACTGGCTCGCCGCCCTGACCGCCTGA
- a CDS encoding HelD family protein produces MKHEQAQVTVIGELFDMRLAEARAELVRVLASAPDGAGETYEREVTAGRLTSEVRRLEGAEEGLVFGRIDLADTTVLRIGRIGLHREPDDLPLLVDWRAEAARPFYEATPVHPMGLRRRRHLRLAGRTVTGLSDELLDGSEPTGRDVIGDSPLTAALQEKRTGRMGTAVATLQVEQDAIVRSPHRGVTVVQGGPGTGKTVVALHRAAYVLYAFPKASERGVLVLGPNTRFLDYISQVLPSLGENDVVLATCEELAGITPDIAAPFEAARLKGSAALADDLAALVRSCQAPGGAFDIRIGREQVRLPDDVVAQARATAQTSGLAHNRARQLFKELLIDALVRELARSGAEELERIDAQVAQLTGLDLDRVAAADLRRLGIDAAPASGADEFDADTVRAGLLDDAFLDEAIEELWPHLTPGDVVHTLLADPDAPAPHLRRLTASQQALLRRTPDAPWTDADVPLLDEAASLVDGPPEHTFGHVVVDEAQELTAMQWRMIVRRCPGRSMTLVGDFAQAGPATVARDWKEALGPDLGRRFDLRTLTVSYRTTQEILATTEDLLARIDPGRPAIRSIRHGEPPRTLTAAPASLLAVLDRELRAQSRAHPGELTGVICADDRIEQLTAAGVEEHARLVPASQARGLEFDAAVVIDPDRITAARPGGERDLYVALTRATKRLCTITVTTADASGTPVG; encoded by the coding sequence ATGAAGCACGAGCAGGCCCAAGTGACCGTCATCGGCGAGCTGTTCGACATGCGCCTGGCGGAGGCACGGGCGGAACTGGTGCGGGTGCTCGCGTCGGCGCCCGACGGGGCGGGCGAAACCTATGAACGGGAGGTGACCGCCGGCCGGCTGACGAGCGAGGTACGCCGGCTGGAAGGGGCCGAAGAGGGACTCGTATTCGGCCGGATCGATCTCGCGGACACGACGGTGCTGCGCATCGGGCGGATCGGTCTGCACCGGGAGCCGGACGACCTGCCCCTGCTGGTGGACTGGCGGGCCGAGGCCGCGCGGCCCTTCTACGAGGCCACCCCGGTCCACCCGATGGGGCTGCGCCGGCGCCGCCATCTGCGCCTGGCGGGCCGCACGGTGACCGGTCTGAGCGACGAACTCCTCGACGGCTCCGAACCCACCGGCCGGGACGTGATCGGCGACAGCCCGCTGACGGCCGCCCTCCAGGAGAAGCGCACGGGCCGCATGGGCACCGCGGTCGCCACGCTCCAGGTCGAACAGGACGCGATCGTCCGCTCACCGCACCGCGGCGTCACCGTCGTCCAGGGCGGCCCCGGCACCGGGAAGACGGTGGTGGCGCTGCACCGCGCCGCCTATGTGCTGTACGCGTTCCCCAAGGCATCGGAGCGCGGTGTGCTCGTCCTCGGACCGAACACACGGTTCCTCGACTACATCAGCCAGGTCCTGCCCTCACTCGGCGAGAACGACGTCGTCCTGGCGACCTGCGAGGAACTGGCCGGCATCACACCGGACATCGCGGCGCCCTTCGAGGCGGCGCGTCTGAAGGGAAGCGCCGCACTGGCCGACGACCTGGCCGCCCTGGTCCGCTCCTGCCAGGCCCCCGGCGGCGCGTTCGACATCCGGATCGGGCGGGAACAGGTCCGCCTGCCGGACGACGTCGTCGCACAAGCACGTGCGACGGCGCAGACCAGCGGTCTCGCGCACAACCGGGCGCGTCAGCTGTTCAAGGAACTGCTGATCGACGCCCTCGTCCGCGAACTCGCCCGCAGCGGCGCCGAGGAACTCGAACGGATCGACGCCCAGGTCGCGCAGCTGACCGGTCTCGACCTGGACCGGGTCGCCGCGGCCGACCTGCGCCGCCTCGGCATCGACGCCGCGCCCGCCTCCGGTGCCGACGAGTTCGACGCCGACACCGTGCGCGCCGGCCTCCTGGACGACGCCTTCCTGGACGAGGCCATCGAGGAGCTGTGGCCGCATCTGACGCCCGGCGACGTGGTCCACACGCTGCTGGCCGATCCCGATGCGCCGGCCCCCCACCTGCGCCGGCTCACCGCCTCCCAGCAGGCCCTGCTGCGGCGAACCCCCGACGCGCCCTGGACGGACGCCGACGTGCCGCTCCTCGACGAGGCGGCGAGCCTGGTCGACGGCCCGCCCGAGCACACCTTCGGCCACGTCGTCGTCGACGAGGCACAGGAACTGACCGCCATGCAGTGGCGGATGATCGTACGACGCTGCCCGGGCAGATCGATGACCCTGGTCGGGGACTTCGCCCAGGCAGGACCGGCGACGGTGGCCCGGGACTGGAAGGAGGCACTCGGCCCGGACCTCGGACGGCGCTTCGACCTGCGGACCCTGACCGTCAGCTACCGCACCACACAGGAGATCCTCGCCACCACGGAGGACCTGCTCGCCCGCATCGACCCGGGCCGCCCGGCGATCCGGTCGATCCGGCACGGTGAGCCGCCCCGGACCCTCACCGCCGCCCCGGCGTCGCTCCTCGCGGTCCTCGACCGGGAACTGCGGGCACAAAGCCGCGCGCACCCGGGGGAGTTGACCGGGGTGATCTGCGCCGACGACCGCATCGAACAGCTCACGGCCGCCGGTGTCGAAGAGCACGCCCGGCTGGTACCGGCCTCCCAGGCTCGCGGCCTGGAGTTCGACGCCGCCGTCGTGATCGACCCGGACCGGATCACCGCCGCCCGCCCCGGAGGCGAGCGCGACCTGTACGTCGCCCTCACCCGCGCGACCAAACGACTGTGCACCATCACCGTCACCACTGCCGACGCGTCCGGAACACCGGTGGGGTGA
- a CDS encoding GNAT family N-acetyltransferase translates to MTEPGLFAWPPAPIRTARLVLRESEARDRAAVIALFSSPEVGTYVGGSRPRDELERTVPEVPGQRPGFFVVELDGAMIGMVTLDQRDADGPGHVRADVGKTELGYMFLPEAWGQGYATEACTAVLDWFADALPGEPVVLTAQTANAGSMRLAAKLGFTEVERFEAYGAEQWFGVRPPMTVAG, encoded by the coding sequence ATGACTGAACCAGGGCTTTTCGCTTGGCCGCCTGCCCCGATACGCACCGCACGGCTCGTGCTGCGCGAGTCGGAGGCCCGGGACCGTGCGGCGGTCATCGCGCTGTTCTCCTCGCCGGAGGTGGGGACCTACGTCGGCGGCTCCAGGCCGCGTGACGAGCTGGAGCGCACGGTGCCCGAGGTGCCCGGGCAGCGGCCCGGCTTCTTCGTGGTCGAGCTGGACGGGGCGATGATCGGGATGGTCACGCTCGACCAGCGCGACGCGGACGGCCCCGGTCACGTCCGGGCGGATGTCGGCAAGACCGAGCTCGGCTACATGTTCCTGCCCGAGGCGTGGGGGCAGGGGTATGCGACCGAGGCGTGCACGGCCGTACTCGACTGGTTCGCCGACGCGCTCCCCGGCGAGCCGGTGGTGCTCACCGCCCAGACCGCCAACGCCGGCTCGATGCGCCTCGCGGCGAAGCTCGGGTTCACCGAGGTGGAACGGTTCGAGGCGTACGGCGCCGAACAGTGGTTCGGCGTCCGGCCCCCCATGACGGTGGCCGGCTGA